In Acidimicrobiales bacterium, a single window of DNA contains:
- a CDS encoding divalent metal cation transporter, with product MTFSNLVMFAIMVATAQTLHAHNKTNIQSAAQAAEALKPFAGHFASGLFALGFIGSGLLAIPVRAGAGSVGVAGLLGKQWGFSRSVRKAPVFYGLVALGTLGGTALSLLHVNPIKLLILVAVINGVAAAPFLVVVMWVSSSRTLMGDYVNGKVAKILGWFTTAMMGIAAIALFATGGVSL from the coding sequence ATGACGTTCTCCAACCTCGTCATGTTCGCCATCATGGTCGCCACCGCCCAGACGCTTCACGCCCACAACAAGACCAACATCCAAAGTGCCGCCCAGGCCGCCGAGGCGCTCAAGCCCTTCGCCGGACACTTCGCCAGTGGCCTGTTCGCCCTCGGATTCATCGGAAGTGGGCTCTTGGCCATTCCCGTGCGCGCCGGTGCCGGCTCGGTAGGCGTCGCCGGGCTGCTCGGCAAGCAATGGGGGTTCTCGCGATCGGTCCGCAAGGCCCCCGTGTTCTACGGCCTCGTAGCCCTGGGGACCCTCGGCGGCACGGCGCTCAGCCTGCTGCACGTCAACCCGATCAAACTGCTCATCCTCGTCGCCGTCATCAACGGCGTCGCCGCCGCACCGTTCCTTGTGGTGGTCATGTGGGTCTCCAGCAGTCGCACCCTCATGGGCGACTACGTCAACGGAAAGGTCGCCAAGATCCTGGGGTGGTTCACCACGGCCATGATGGGCATCGCCGCGATCGCCTTGTTCGCCACCGGCGGAGTCAGCCTATGA
- a CDS encoding divalent metal cation transporter encodes MAIKAEDKAGSASTQAGPAPAPRRTSELDLTKAGTGPVWRQYLRAMGPGLVTGASDDDPSGIATYSQAGARYGLAFLWTALLTLPLMPAVQEICDRTALATGSGLGELAVKRFHRAGRSVLAVLLVALVVANALNIAADLVAIGSGMQLLHAGPTWIWALIAGALITTLLVLGSFARIALVFKVLCAALLAYLVVAVLVTHQWGSVLAHTLVPHIQFSKAYLALLVAVLGTTISPYLFFGRAPTGSRKCETNPRAAPERSPSSAGARLWPNASSAPAALTSSPA; translated from the coding sequence ATGGCGATAAAGGCAGAGGACAAAGCCGGCTCCGCATCGACCCAGGCCGGTCCGGCGCCCGCGCCCAGGCGGACATCGGAGCTCGACCTCACCAAGGCGGGCACCGGCCCGGTGTGGCGTCAGTACCTACGGGCCATGGGGCCGGGGTTGGTCACCGGGGCATCCGACGACGACCCGTCGGGGATCGCCACCTACTCCCAGGCCGGCGCCCGATACGGCCTGGCCTTTCTGTGGACGGCCTTGCTCACCCTGCCGCTCATGCCCGCGGTCCAGGAGATCTGTGACCGCACCGCCCTCGCCACCGGCTCGGGGCTCGGGGAGCTGGCCGTCAAGCGCTTCCACCGGGCCGGTCGAAGCGTCCTCGCCGTCCTGCTTGTGGCGTTGGTCGTGGCCAACGCCTTGAACATCGCCGCCGACCTGGTCGCCATCGGCTCGGGGATGCAACTGCTCCATGCCGGGCCTACCTGGATCTGGGCCCTCATAGCCGGCGCCCTCATCACCACCCTGCTCGTGCTGGGATCCTTCGCCCGGATCGCCCTCGTCTTCAAGGTGCTGTGCGCTGCGTTGCTCGCCTATCTGGTGGTGGCCGTCCTGGTCACCCACCAATGGGGCAGCGTCCTGGCCCACACCCTGGTCCCCCACATCCAGTTCAGCAAGGCCTATCTGGCGCTGCTAGTGGCCGTGCTCGGCACGACCATCTCGCCGTACCTGTTCTTTGGCAGAGCGCCCACTGGCTCGAGGAAATGCGAGACGAACCCGAGGGCGGCTCCAGAGCGCTCCCCCTCAAGCGCCGGAGCTCGGCTCTGGCCCAACGCAAGCAGCGCACCAGCCGCCTTGACGTCTTCGCCGGCATGA